The bacterium genomic interval ATGTATTCGGCATCGAGCCCGGCGGCGTCCAGCTCTTTTCGCACGGCGGCGATCAGCCGGACCGCCTTCCGCTCCCCTGCCGCAAACAGCTCCGCCGCCCGGGAGAGCCCCCGGTAAAGGGAGAGGGCCCGTGCCCGATCCTCCGGGCCGAGGTAGGCGTTGCGGCTGCTCATGGCCAAGCCGTCCTTTTCGCGGACTGTCGGACAGGGAACGATCTCGATGCCCAAGTCCAGATCCTCCGCCATGCGGCGGATCACCATCAGTTGCTGGTAGTCCTTCTCCCCGAAGTAGGCGCGATCCGGCCGGCAGGCGGTCAGCAGCTTGGCCACCACGGTGACCACGCCGCGGAAATGGCCGGGCCGGAAGGGACCGCACAGACCCGCTGCGAGTGAAGAAGGCTCCACCCAGGTGCCGAAGCCCTCCGGGTACATTGTGCTTGCCATCGGCGCATAGACCAGGTGGACGCCCTCGCGGCGGCACGCTTCGATGTCGGCATCGAATGTCTGGGGATAGGAGGACAGATCCTCGCCGGGGCCGAACTGCGCGGGGTTCACGAAGATGGACACGAGAATCCCTCGGCACTCGTTTTTCGCGCGGCGGATCAGGCTGAGGTGGCCCTCGTGGAAAGCCCCCATGGTCGGCACGAGACCCACCGGCCGGCCGGCTGCGCCCCTGAGCGCCTCCACCTCTTTTTGCATCTGGCCGGGTGTTGTGACGACACGCATAAGGCGTTCCATGGACGGGGCGGCGGGGCGAAGGCGGCGGCACGCATCCCGCGGGAGGAGGCTCTAATCCGGTGAACCGCCTCCCCGGCCATGCGCCAGATGAATCTTAACTGAATTTCCCCAAAGAGTTGAGCGGTACTGGCAGAAATCGCGTATGCGCCGGAATCAGCGGGAGGGTATGGGGGAGGTGTCCCACTTCTCGTCGAGGCGTTTGACCCAGGTTTCATCCCCCCGGAGCGCCTCGAGGAGTTCCTGCGCCGTCTTCCCGAGGACGGGATGCCGCACCTCCGGGGCGATTTCGGCCAGCGGCGCGAGAACGAAGCGCCGCTCATGCATACGAGGGTGCGGAACATGAAGCCCGGGGGCATCGCAGAGCGACCGCCCGTACAGCAGCAGATCGAGGTCAATGCGCCGCGGACCCCAGCGGCCGGAGCGCTCCCGGCCCATCCGCTGCTCCACCTCAAGAAGCACCCGGAGAACCTCGCCGGGGGCGTGGCCGCTCCGAATTTCCACTGCGGCGTTCACGAAATCGGGCTGGGCGATCGGCCCGATCGGTTCGGTGAGATAAAAGGATGACTTCGCGGCGAGAATAAATCCCTTCACCGACGCCAGGCGCCGGGCGGCATCCCGAAGCTGTTCTACGGGCTCGCCAAGGTTCGCACCGAGGGAGACGAATATCCGATTCTGCGTGCTCAAAAACCCACCTTCTC includes:
- the panC gene encoding pantoate--beta-alanine ligase, with protein sequence MRVVTTPGQMQKEVEALRGAAGRPVGLVPTMGAFHEGHLSLIRRAKNECRGILVSIFVNPAQFGPGEDLSSYPQTFDADIEACRREGVHLVYAPMASTMYPEGFGTWVEPSSLAAGLCGPFRPGHFRGVVTVVAKLLTACRPDRAYFGEKDYQQLMVIRRMAEDLDLGIEIVPCPTVREKDGLAMSSRNAYLGPEDRARALSLYRGLSRAAELFAAGERKAVRLIAAVRKELDAAGLDAEYIQVVDARMLRELDEVRGPARVALAVRVGRTRLIDNIPLEPA
- the folK gene encoding 2-amino-4-hydroxy-6-hydroxymethyldihydropteridine diphosphokinase, whose translation is MSTQNRIFVSLGANLGEPVEQLRDAARRLASVKGFILAAKSSFYLTEPIGPIAQPDFVNAAVEIRSGHAPGEVLRVLLEVEQRMGRERSGRWGPRRIDLDLLLYGRSLCDAPGLHVPHPRMHERRFVLAPLAEIAPEVRHPVLGKTAQELLEALRGDETWVKRLDEKWDTSPIPSR